A stretch of the Candidatus Buchananbacteria bacterium genome encodes the following:
- a CDS encoding helix-turn-helix domain-containing protein has translation MSGYNLLTMEEVAKRLGVNLKTVYRWIDAGELPVSLMGKRTYRIFERDFIRFVYSRQIKRKKP, from the coding sequence ATGTCCGGTTATAATCTGTTGACAATGGAAGAAGTCGCCAAGCGTCTTGGGGTAAACCTCAAGACTGTTTATCGTTGGATTGACGCTGGCGAATTGCCAGTAAGCCTAATGGGCAAACGCACCTACCGGATTTTTGAGCGTGATTTTATTCGGTTTGTGTACTCCCGGCAAATTAAAAGGAAAAAACCCTAA
- a CDS encoding MerR family transcriptional regulator, with product MVSSGRRYANSKIKIKRYKAMIAGYYRLQDILREIDRNKTTLIRWEEEGLIPKASRDSRGWRCYTKEQVEEILRLVQETDYFRKGHGEYSLQHNSRGMAQSELSQA from the coding sequence TTGGTATCATCAGGTCGTCGCTATGCCAACTCAAAAATAAAAATAAAACGTTACAAAGCAATGATAGCTGGCTACTATCGGTTACAAGACATCTTGCGCGAAATCGATCGCAACAAAACCACCCTGATTCGCTGGGAAGAAGAAGGTTTGATTCCCAAAGCGAGCCGCGACAGTCGGGGATGGCGTTGTTATACCAAAGAACAAGTGGAAGAAATTCTTCGCTTAGTTCAGGAAACCGATTACTTTCGCAAAGGACACGGCGAATATTCACTACAACACAACTCAAGAGGAATGGCTCAATCAGAATTGAGTCAGGCGTAA